A region of the Vigna unguiculata cultivar IT97K-499-35 chromosome 9, ASM411807v1, whole genome shotgun sequence genome:
TAGTTAACTATTGATTTAACCTTTAAGTTGGGTTGTTCAGGGAGCTGTCAGAGTCATGGCAAAAGATCTAGTTAGAACACGGCATCAGATTGAGAagttttataagttaaaatctCAGCTCCAAGGTGTATCACTCCGAATTCAGGTATGTCATTGTGGTGACTTTATCTATTGTTCTGTAATTTTTGTTTCTGGCATATATGGTTAATATAGGGTAATGGTTCTTCCCCAAGGTCcatggcattttttttttcttgatatatGATTAACTGGCCAACAGtcacaaaattttgattaaaaaagaCGTCTTTATGATATTGAAGTGCTAAAAGGTAGTTTCTTTTGTACTTAACTTGTTCAGACTTTGAAATCAACACAAGCAATGGGTGAGGCTATGAAGGGCGTGACAAAGGCCATGGGGCAAATGAATAGGCAGATGAACTTGCCATCTTTGCAGAAAATCATGCAAGAATTTGAGAGACAGAATGAGAAGATGGAATTGACATCTGAGATGATGGGAGATGCAATAGATGATGCTTTggaaggagaagaagatgaagaagaaactgAAGATCTAGTGAACCAAGTTCTTGATGAGATTGGAATTGACATCAACCAAGAGGTATATGATTATGGCTTCCCATTCATCATCATCTCTTTTCACCTGAAAGTAAATGAAATGAGTCTGTAGAACAAAGCATGATGATgagttgtttttgtttgatttgcaGCTTGTAAATGCACCATCATCAGCTGTTGCTGCCCCAGCTGCAAAAACCAAGGTACCTCAAGTTGAAACTACTGGGAATGACGATGGAGGGATTGATAGTGACCTACAAGCTAGGTTAGACAATTTGAGAAAAATGTAGTCTATATCCTCTATAGATTGATTATATCATATCAGGGAACTCCAGTTTTTCTGGGAAAAAATTGATGCTCATATGTACCATATAGTATAATTGAGAAGTTGTGCCAGGATTTGATGAACTCATGATTATAAAATGATggtttttaaagtaaataaatttaattttgttgcacctttcaattatttattttaagcaaATCTAAAAGTAGAATAAAATTCAAAGTTTATTATTCAACCTTAAGCATTCTcttagttttttcaaataagttgaATTATCAATCTTCGAGtattatctaaataaataactattaaagTAAAGATTTTACACTTGCTCGAATTGGTCAAAATCAAATACATAAAACACTGTTTTCAAAGTTTATATTAACATAATCAAGGTTAGTTATACAATTATACATCcataaataaactaataaacttTTAAGGTGAACTTATCACATCCAATTTCAATTGTTATAATTTAACTCAACATTCATCACAACTAATGCTATTATCAAGTCATAACTTTCATTaccaacaacaacaattttCATAACACACGCATAATTGTTTAATCAATTCAACAAAAGTGCAAAACTAAGTCGAAAGtatcttataaaattttttccTAAATTCTAATTACTCATATCTTAAGTTCAATCTCAActaatgatatttattttctttactgtAAAGAAAAAGACTAAACTCAAAATGCCAcaatgaaaatttgagaaaacTGCAAGATTCTAAAGATATaaacaacacaacaaaaaacaaTCAAACTTCAGGCAAAACTAAACTAATTGAGATAATCACTTTTCTCAATTATAAaaccaatattaatattatagcCAAAGAGgtagaagaataaaaaagatttttcagaattactatattttaacttttatttggtTAGGAATAATCTTAAGTTAGCCTATCAATAGAGGATGACATTTgatcttataaaaatataaaaaaaaaataaggtgaGAATcttggagagaaaaaaaaagagaaaaattgtaggtttaagaaaaagaaagaggcaggtttacatttttttacagAACCTAATATGTTCTCaaaagtatttatattatttagtgtGCTACAATTGTATCACTCATATTTAAGATGAATTAATTCTGTTTTCTCttcatcaaatttaaattattaagataaaatataaaatttgcaaattataacaaaatacaaaaaaattacatataaactAAGatcaatttcacaaaaataaattaaaaatatctgaaATTTATTTCATTCTTAATTAGTATATGGATAATATAAGAAGACacctctctctatatatatccTTTTTCTGTGTAAATAAAAAGTatgtaaaagttttaaaagattCAAGCAGAAAATCGAATTTACGATCTTAATCAAAagattcaaatttcaaataatgtTTACGTCAATATTTGTTGGTTCTTGGTTCATTTATGCCACTTGGGTGGGTAGTTCAGAAAATTAATAATGACGTAAAGAAATTGAAGCTGCAAATTAATGGAAGACGCATTCTCCGTGACTTCACGTATTCGTTTTCTTTTTGTCATTTTGGATCTTTTGAccaaatgaaattataaataaacaacaaaaatacatatattttattatatttataaaatatttaattcaaaattaaatgtttAGAAAGTTCTTCTGGCTATTGCTTTTtgttataaaagaatattagtACATATATCGCAATTATTCACAATGgtaaagatatttatttatattaaaaatatatattcatttactTTAAGAAAAcacatatttgaaaatttttagaaaatataattagattCAGTAATATTCTTTTCGTTCTTAAACtcttaatgtttaaaattagtGTACAACATTTAAAAGCATTTAATTTATTAACGAATGTACATTTGATCCAAAATACACTCATTTAATATATGCAATTTTAATTGtcaagaatttgaaattaaaattgagaattcaCAACATAAAAGTTTGATAAAGAGACGAAGTATTATATTGATgacaaaattataaagaaataattGTTAGAAGTCTTACGTAAagattaaacaaatttaaaatatatatgtaacgAATCTAAACCATATCTTACAAAATAAGTTTTGTGagattgaattagatttaaaatttacttcttaatattaattttttgctaaaaatataaaagtcaaacatataatatatttaaattttaaggatggtatttttatagaaaataagtaggatgagaaaaagagagaaaaatagtaTAGTAGATAATGAACAAATTATaagtaaaactaattaatttagtattgaaataTGACTCAATATTAGTTGTATAAATCTTTGTTTAAAGAAAACTATGTTTCAGatgaaaaagaatataaaaggtGTTGAAAGcaaagtaaatttaattttgttgaagaattatcttatttagacatataattaaattataatatatatatatatatatatatatatatatatatatatataaaagtatgtctattcttattttatcaggTTGATTTAAGTTTAGATTTAATTGTTTCAAAATATCACTAAATAATGAcataaataaatctaaattttattttctttaagtccatagaataaaatttagttaaagataaattttattatcataataaataaattttcaatgcAAGAAATTAATCCAAATTTAGTACTATTTACCCATTTTCATAATTGACAAgaaaatatattcttaaattttatatattatttatttgtatcaTTTGAATCCACACGTGTCGAAGTTGATAATAATGGTAGCATGAGTTAGGtgtttgaaagaagaaaaagcagACTTAGGTGGCGTTTTTGTGACATGAGAGGTTGAAAAGGTGTGTCCATAGTTTCTATGGTGTCATATAGGTGTCTACTATCTACTACACTCTATGTGAAATGTCTTTCCCTGTCTTTGCATTTACCAACGAAACCTAATGTAATACTCACTTCACATGTCTATTATcaaatttttcattctttttctcttttacatTCATTTTCCAAATTTCCGAATCTAGATTAAACCATcgaaataaactaaaaaaaaaagtaaattaaaatttaaacaaaatacgTTGTCAAActtttccatcatattttgaAGACCTTAACCAACAAACCAACGACAACCCAAAGTATTTCCATTAAAGGTTCCATTCATGTTTCAAACCATTTTTCTATTCATTGTTTTAGATAGAGGAATTAGTGACGAGTCTTTTGAAGCAGTATTTATCACGGGAATATAATGCTACTAAGACACGATATTAATCTACCTGAGAGATCATTatcttaatttaaaactttgagGTAATTAATTAATGAGTTTTCTACTTTATaaagtgtttaatttttttatcttaattcaatttagatttaaattcatttgaattctcaacaatttcgtttttgaacgaaaatattCTAATTCTTAATCACAAATACATTAATTGTGACAttcttgtattatttttatacaacaACATGACATACTTGCTTAAAATCTCTTGTTAAGAAGATTTACGATGCAAATAATTCCCATATTTATGATTCTTTATCTATATTGTATTTCATTTGAACCGATCACTAGGATAAATTATTCACTTTAATATGATTGATAGATATTTTCATGAGAAATTATATGGAATGATAATACTAATTAGACATGAGTTTGACCAACTTAAAAGACTGACATTTCATTCAACCAAAAatcttaagataatcgatttaTGGATCTTCTACATTATAAAGTGTTAAACTTTCACATTTATATTAGATGAGACGTATGCTGACTTAaattttcaaccattaaatctTTAACAACTAGTTATgcttgttgtttatttttatttttattttttttgtaaaatgatcAAGGAtatacttttacaagtttttttttcttttttataagaaaaaaagttagctttattttaataaaatgatattggTTGTGTATAAAATTGgaataagaatttaaaaaattatataaattgatttgTAGGTCAATATATATGATGATTGAATGTTTGTGAGTAGATTTGAACATTTTGTTAGTGGATGAATGATTGAAAGACTTTTGTAAGATATCTGGACACACGCGTACCGTAGACTGGAGTCCAATGTCCTCTCAAATCATGGgtaacattttcttaaaagacCTTTTTAgcctctttttatttattttttgttctatcATTTTAGTAGGTAAGATTAgtctatattattataattagaatgTTAAAACAATGatcaaattttgattaaaaaattgaaaatatgttaacattcgttttttcaagatttgtTCGGATTTTTTTTTCAGCATATCGATTTGAtttgcattttaaattaaaattaaaaaggttaaatcaaactctttattattattattattttttttttactttgttattCACATGTCAAACACCTACATAAAAGTTTTACAACCAAAGGGAGTACATGATCTCTCATTTATAATCcctttttacattattaacataatttatatttctcttctaaaataatcattaaagaATCTTATGCacctaaactttctttttatacTTCCATATCATCTACTAGAGTTTATATATTTAGAGTTCACAACTTGATTCAAGTGTCCCTTACTTTCTAATAATTCATTTAGTGATACCATTTTACATTCATGTAGGAATAATACATTTgttgtatttaaatataatgttatatgttgaaacttaattaataaCCATTAAACAgatatgagaatttttattgaaagttgGTTTAGAGGTTTACTTACttgcattatatttttaattataatatatttatatccaTTAATATGTATTGTAGATTTAATTATagaattacataatttatttatgaatatgacaataattataaaaaaataaaataaaactataataataaaaactacaaAAGTCGATCCAAATTAAACCATAAAAcattaattagaattaattggaattttatattacattaaaatctaaccaaattgaaactttgattttatgtttgatGTGTGAAAAGTCAAATCAAaagccaaacacaaacaaacaccctaattataataaccaattcaccactattattttgtttatgagCACGCGTCACCCTACTACAACATATTTGATTTCGTATGactattaaaaacatattagaatgaagctattttttttaaaagaaaaattaaaaactaaaattaacttcCACACATTAATactaacttatatatacattataGTTTATAGAAAAATCTTTCATATGATTGTTACTTTTAACttattcataattttctttCAGTTTATAGGGGaaccttttgttttttctttctcctaaAAATCTTTATGGAAAAATCATCCATGACATAAGACTTCCATTTTGGTTTCATGGCAAATTGACCCATGATTTTTGACCCTCTATTCTCCAACCTTAAATGAATTAAAgccatgcatttttttttcccCATTTGGATAGCAGAATAATGAGTTTCGGAATCAATGGTAGAAAAAACCACACTTCTATtcgtaattaataaaatttgtgaaagatgaaaataaaaagaaaacgaaaaaacAATTTACGTGTTCATTTTCGTTTATGTTACATCGTTTTTGTTCCTTGCGAACATTATCTTCCAAATAGATCCAAATTGAAGTTGAAGATGCTACCATTTCTTCATTTGACTCGTTTGTTTCATTAAGGACAAGTGGTTTAAATGCAGTTCAATAGCTACACGCTAAAATTGGATAAATAATTATTCTGAACAGAACTACATTTTAAAGTTacatagtgaaaaaaaattctattgaatttaaaatttcaattttagatttTGTAATTAACTTACAAAGTATTTATACACCGTTAactacataaataataataataataataataataataataataataatagctcAATGAAGATATTAATAAGTCGATTTAGAAACAACAACGGAATGGGATGAGTGTTTGTTTGATTATGTTCATCTATGTGGatgatgtaaaaattaaaagttattttctttcataatatacgaatatgaaatttttatcttatttatgttttttcttataacaaatatattcaCACCCATCTAAATACTCATTAAATACTACCCATTGagaattcaatgtaaaataatatacatccattttttttctttatttccaaatctagataaaaaatatataatgatataagtttaaaaataaaatatcaaataaactaaaaacataacCTATATACAaagacttatatatatatatatatatatatatatatatatatatatatatatatatatgtatcctttatttatgtttaatttaaaaaagataaatatctaTACTTATTTtccaacaaaatatttttagtgaACATCAATAAAAGTAGATATTTTCACAAATAGATTTATTTAACCTTTCTGGTAGACTCTGgtaaaaattttcttagatcttGAGTGATGATGgtgcataaaattaaatttagagttttttttttttttttaaaaaagagttATGAATTTAAAAAGTAGTAATATGTTTAGCAATaatgaataaatgaattaggATTAGGAAAAGATGAGTGTTGAAAGATGTGGACTTATGTGGACCAAATCCAATGGTATATGCCCAACCAATCAAACCTACCTACACAAGCCGCCCCTTAAAgccttcattttttcttttctcaaattccgcaatttacaaaattttattttaaaatatctcacATATTTTTCACTtgaattaacaaaaaaaaaagaaaacatataattCAGCAACCTAACCAACAACATATAACTCAAATTCAAACTTTGTgtctatgaaaaaaaaaataacaaaaaagataaatatactAAATATAAAAGCGAATCAGGTGATGAAGATTAATTATGGAAAAAGtttttgaatattatacaaaattcaaaagtgatcaaatatattattatttaaagaaccaaaatcAATATTCGTGTAGaagtaaatattaaatgatcAAAATTTCATTTCAGTATACCTATATTAAAGAAGAGATATTTTTGTGCTgtgaaaagaatttttttaaaaaaaaaactaataatatttgaaacatATATAAGTAGAGGGtaaagtgtataaaaaatatagtattaaTCTCTGGAAAATGCTTTACACATATTGAAtgtgaaagaaatgaaaatagaGTAAAAATTTGGTCCTGGGAACTGCTCGGAAGGACCAATGACCCTTCAAGTTGTAgttcactcactcactcactcacttgAGTGTCCTACCAAAGGGAAAAAAAAGGACCCACccacaataaattattaaaccaTGAAAGTCGTAATTAATTTTGACAtgacatgatatatatatttagtaaaATTTTGTTCTGAGGTGAAAAATGAAGCGAGGaaaaatttatgtaataatTTTGTTGTGATCGGAGAAACTATGAGATGGCACCGGATTCAATGAAGGCATCGACCGGAGAGAGGTGGTGGTGGGCGAGGAGAACGGGTGTTCTACAAATGGGGCAATCGAAGTGAGAATAGAGCCACATGTCTATGCAAAGAACGTGGAAATAGTGTTTGCACTGTGGAAGCTTCCTcacttcttctccttcttcgtAAACCGATAAGCAAACGGGGCACTCAAAATCTTCcaactcttctttttctttcttgtacTTGAAGCTCGAAAGCAACTGTCTCTGTTCGTTCTCCAACCTCCTCGTTATCTCCGAAACCTCTTCGATTGTTGTTGTTCCCGCGCCATTGGGACTCGTCGGCGACCGCGCGTGGCTGCGTTTCAGGAGGAAGAGGTTGTATATGGCCAGTACTATGGCGGCGGTTCCCACCACCACAAGACCGTAGTACAACATCGGCATgctgttgttattgttgttgttgctgtcgGAAGAGGGTGGAGGAGGGGATGAAACTGTGAAAGGGCTTAGAACATCACCCATGTTATGACGACGATTATGATGATGATAGGGTTTTTggtgagaaagagaaagagaaagagaaagagaaagagagagagagaacaaGTTGGagaatattattttgtagacaaCTAATCAACTGACTCACTGTACTCCCTTATCTACTACCCAATAGGCTTCTAATTTAGGAGATGTGAttattgagttttttttcttgACCTACTTTCTAACTTTATCCTATTTCAGACattattcttattaatttaataataatgtattaataaacatatattttttaaaatatatttttgtccttgattttcgaataaattttggaattaatcgattttaaaattttgaaccaatttagtctttcatattttaaaatatgtggatttaattcttttaatcaaattttgttaggtttatttaatgttttgtatgcatttgaggattgtgtttgagttgtttatattgtttgagacatttttgttttaatgttaaatcaaatactattataaaacacgtttgaaatgtcaaataaatttaacaaaatttaattaaaaggactaaattcacatattttgaaagatgaataactaaattgatccaaaatttcGAGATGAACCAATTCTAAAATTCATCGAAAGATatagacaaaaacatatttaattttttttaatgttagttgtttttgttattgatttttttattattaaaataatgtttaagtaGTGAAGGTAAAAGCCGTGGCCCGTGGTGGTTATGTTATGATTGAAGGAgaatatgatattatttaattaatttttttctttttggtgaAGTTGAAGTAGCATAATGTGTGATGgaatattaactattttagaGAAGACTAAGAGGAGGAGACAAGGGAATGTACTATGAGGGGGGCAGTGACCAGGAATTTGTAGATAAGTGTCATGTCTCTCTTGCAcgttctctttctctctttgctTCCTTTTTCCTCGCCTCTTTCATGTAAAACCTAAAAAtaccatttttatatttatgcaaATTTATGATTTACTAACACTAAATTCATTTAGACGagaataataatgattaaatatattttttatttttaaattttaaagcgAAATTAAAACTcgtttatattgaaaattttgattttaaaatttaaaaaagaattaatatagtctttttaattcaaatatattttttacatgtaaaatatattataattttgcattaaaaattattaatgatgaATATTATTGTAATGTCCCTTTCCATTGGATTGATATTTGAAAGGAGGGGTTGGGAATTAGTGCAATTTGAGTTGTTAGAAAGGACTCTTCCCACGTAAATTGCCATCATCAATGGTGAGACGGAGGGGCACTACAGAGTTTGAAAATAGTAAGGAAAACAGCAGTGGACACTTCCAAATTTTCTTtcatcattcaaaattaatttccataaaaatgaatatttgtgttttcttctgTACAAGATTTTGTTCTTGTAGAATCagcattattttaaaaaaagaaaaatatccaCTCAACGAACAAGGTATATTTATTTCCTTTCAGAGcctacattttttttacttctttcgGTTATTGTGTGTGAGGCTTATGGTTGATcctcaaataaaagaaaagttgaGCCACATATGAAGgcattaaaaataagattaattcaCCATATATCAGTAtatcttaaaaaaagttaagtttgAATATTGGATAATTGGGATTCATGTATAGCATTTCCAACTTGGTTCTACATCCCAAGATTTTCCTGCAATAATTGTTCGGTTGATTACGAAAATAGTAGCAACCATAAATGTTTGCTTTGAATTTGAGCCTCTTAAAATTACTAATGAAAGTTAATGTAGAAATGGAAAAAACATATATCTTTCTTTGGATTAtagtgatatttttaacaatattaattttaaatctaattatattttataaaactaatttataaaataagatttatactCACTCATATACTTACATTAAATAAGAGACGAGTCTCAGATATTAATATCAAACtttcaactcaaaacttttaaaaaataaatttatgaattttctaCCTTAGGATCTGTTCATATGTGTGGATTGTACTAGAGGAATGTGGTAGGACGGATTTGTGTGTTTACTTATGTTCCTTTCAATTAATATGGAGGAGATGAAAAACGATGATGTGGTAAATAGGCTTAGTAACTCATCTCACCAAAGATGAAAAGATTTGGATGGATGAAGTACCATTTTATGACTTTGTCCTTGACATTAAACTTTGATATGAGAGTATTGTGGTGTTCCTTGTGCGGAGTGTGTGAGAGTGAGAGAGCACCACTTAGCTAACCGACGTtggggtgtgtgtgtgtctctctctctctctctctatatatatatatatatatatatatatatatatatatatatatatatatattatataaaattaa
Encoded here:
- the LOC114163386 gene encoding vacuolar protein sorting-associated protein 2 homolog 1 encodes the protein MSFIFGKRKTPAELLRENKRMLDKSIREIERERQGLQAQEKKLILEIKKSAKQGQMGAVRVMAKDLVRTRHQIEKFYKLKSQLQGVSLRIQTLKSTQAMGEAMKGVTKAMGQMNRQMNLPSLQKIMQEFERQNEKMELTSEMMGDAIDDALEGEEDEEETEDLVNQVLDEIGIDINQELVNAPSSAVAAPAAKTKVPQVETTGNDDGGIDSDLQARLDNLRKM
- the LOC114162900 gene encoding RING-H2 finger protein ATL52-like, producing MGDVLSPFTVSSPPPPSSDSNNNNNNSMPMLYYGLVVVGTAAIVLAIYNLFLLKRSHARSPTSPNGAGTTTIEEVSEITRRLENEQRQLLSSFKYKKEKEELEDFECPVCLSVYEEGEEVRKLPQCKHYFHVLCIDMWLYSHFDCPICRTPVLLAHHHLSPVDAFIESGAIS